The genomic interval GATAACCACAACATTCGTACTGATGGAACCTACATCGATACCTACATATGCCTCGACTTTCCCGTTTTCATCAAGATGATGCGTCTGGTCAACAATTTTATAATTATCCGAACGAAGAGGTTCGAGATTTGATGCTTTTGAACTGCGGTTTTTAAAATATTCCTCTATTGCCTTCAGACCACGGAATGGCGACTTTATTTCCTTATCTATCAGAGTAAATACCGAACCAATCGCCCCCATTACCTTGTAATACTGCGGAATAACCAGTTCTCCGGATTTTAATTCCAATATATCTTCAAATGCCTTAACCATCCCGGAATTTGCAACAACACCTCCCTGGAAAGCAATGGGTTTTACAAATTCCTTGCCCTTGCCGATGTTACTTTTAAAATTCCTTGCCATTGCATAGCACAGCCCTGCGACGATGTCGTAAACCGGCGTGCCTTCCTGCTGTAAGTGTATCATATCTGTTTTGGCAAACACACTGCAGCGACCGGCAATACGCGGGGGGTTTTTTGATTTTAAGGCAAGTTCCCCAAATTCTTTTTCTATGGAGACCCCAAGCCTTGCCGCCTGTTGGTCCAGAAATGAACCGGTGCCGGCTGCACACATTGTATTCATTGAAAAATCAGAGACTTTCGTCTGGCCGGTTGATTCGTCACGTTCAATAAGCATTAGCTTGGAATCTTCTCCGCCAATTTCAATAATTGTGCGGACATCAGGGTGTAACGTTGTCGCGGCCTTACTATGCGCAACAACTTCATTTATAAAGGCGATATCCATTAATCCGGCTATTAACTTCCCGCCGGTCCCGGTTATTGCAATGCCGTCAATATCGTCCATATGTGTCCTGTTGAGCATATCTCTTATTACCAGGAGGAACGTTTCGACCGGCTGCCCGTGTGAACGAACGTAATGATCTTCTAATATCTCTTTTCTTTCATTAATTAAAACTGCTTTTATACTGACAGAACCAATGTCCACGCCTATATATTTTTTTTGATACATACGTTTATCTGTTCCCTTCATCAATTTATTACCTTAATCCTGCACCAAAAATGATATTTTTCGTGCAAATAATTTCTTGAACTCATCTTAACACATACAATTGCAGTTATTTATACCTTACAGGTTCACAAATTACGAAATGTAGAGCGAAGAGTTTCTTCGTTCTACAACAGCAACTTTTAAGAAATCACAATTTGTGAGTCCGTAAGGTGTGCAAATATTTAAAATCTGGCAATCGCTTGAAACCCTTACAAATACCGGCTAAGACAGATGCTTTGTTTTATGCTGCTTCTATAGGGCAGCCGAAAATCATAGAGAGAAGTATCACTAATGCTGGATATTAAACGGTTTTGCAAGCCTATGGTCAAATAGAAGGTATTTTTGTGCAAGATTCAGGCCGCATTTCACTTGGTGGTGTTATTTTGCCGGTAATAGCAGACGCAGCAGCCACTGCAGGACTACAAAGATATATTTCGCTCTTTGGATGTCCCATGCGGCCAACAAAATTACGGTTTGTAGTGGTAAGTGCCCTTTCCCCTTCTGCCAGTATTCCCATATGACCGCCAAGGCACGGGCCGCATGTAGGTGTTGAGACAACTGCTTCTGCGTCAATAAATATTTCAATAAGCCCTTCTTTTAACGCCTGTTTATATATTTCCTGAGTAGCCGGAATTATAATCAACCGGAGAGAAGGATGTGCCTTTTTCCCTTTTAATATTTTTGCCGCTATCCGCAAATCTGATATCCTGCCGTTAGTGCATGAACCAATAACTACCTGGTCTATTTTAATTCCACAGACATCATAAACGGATTTTGTGTTTTCTGGAAGACTGGGTAGGGCGACTTGCGGAACGATTTCCTCCGCGTTGAATTCATATACCTTTGAATAATGGCTGTCGGGGTCGCTATGATATGCCACATATTCCCTTTTAACTCTTCCGGCGACATAATTTTCCGTAATTTTATCGGGAGCAATAATTCCGCTTTTTGCCCCGGCTTCAATCGCCATGTTGCATATGGTAAAGCGGTCATCCATTGGTAAATCGGATATGGCGGTCCCTGTAAACTCCATTGCTTTATAGAGCGCCCCGTCAACGCCAATTTTCCCGATGGTATATAGTATGAAATCCTTTCCCGACGTCCAGTTTCTTGCCTTACCATGAAAAACGAACTTAATCGATTCCGGCACTTTAAGCCATACCTTTCCTGTTGCAAAACATGCGGCCAGGTCTGTACTGCCTATCCCGGTTGAAAATGCCCCCAGCGCTCCATAGGTACAAGTATGAGAGTCTGCCCCAATTACTAATTCTCCCGGGGCGACAATGCCCTGCTCCGGGAGCAAGGCATGTTCGATTCCCATGCGTCCAATCTCAAAATAATGTTTTAAATGGTGTTTTTCAGCAAATACACGGAGTGATTTTGATTGTTGGGCGGATTGAATATCCTTATTCGGCGTGAAATGATCCGGTACTAAAACAATTTTTTCGGGGTCAAAAACTTTTTTAATGCCCGCCTTTTCGAATTCCTCAATGGCAATTGGGGCGGTTATATCGTTTCCGAGGCAAACATCTACATTTGCATAAACGAATTGTCCCGGACGTACTTCCCTCTCGCCACAATGCGCAGCGATAATCTTCTCTGTTATTGTCATTCCCATAAATTGTACTCTGCATGGCAATACTTCCGTCTTTTCTCACTAAAGGAAGTGGTTGTTTTTGTAAATAAAGTATAAAAAAACTAATTTTCTGAAAATCGTGTTCTATTCCATGATTTTAAAAACAGGGGGTCTTGTAAATATTTTTTATGACACTTATGACACAAATCAAAGCGGAATGTTTTGTACTCTTCTTCCTCTCTATCATCACCAAGCTCTTCCCCATCCACCCGGTCATTTTCATCGTCGTCGTCATCATCGTCATCTTCCATTTCCCAAAGTTCTTCATCAAGGTCATCTTCTGTATCCATTGCGTCGCAAGTAGCGTATACTTCAATTTTTACAACATAACGTATATCCTCACCCGCAAGTAACGGTTTCCCACACATATCACATGTATAGTGCACCATCAATGTTCCTCCAAAGAAAAAAAATCATTTTACTAAAGTTAAGTTGTTTTGACACAATTCAATACGGTGAATAAGTGATTGAGTCTGTATTATTTATCAAAAACCAAATCAGACATCACCTTCCCTTCGGCTGGCATACTAAATCATGTCACGGATAATTATACTGCAATAATTATCCCCCTTGGATAAACCCAATTTACGCCATTGATCGAAGCCTTTTTACTCTCTCCTCAATTGGCGGATGCGTACTAAAAAGCGAAGCAAATGAACGACCGCTTAATGGATTTACTATAAACAGATGTGCGGATGACGTTCCCGCATCTAACGGCCTGACCCTCGCGGCCTGGTGCAGTTTTTCAAGGGCGCTAGCCAATCCTGCCGGATTACGTGCCATAAGCGCTCCGCTTTTATCCGCGGCATATTCTCTTGAACGTGATATAGCCATTTGTATCAGCAAAGCAGCAATAGGAGCTACTATGGCGAGAGCTATGAGACCGACTACGCCTCCTCCCCCGCTATCGTCATCATCATGCCTTCCAAAGCCGCCAAACATGGCAGTCCATTGCGCCATATTCGCCAGCATGGTAATTGCGCCGGCTATCGTCGCAACAATAGTACATATTAAAATATCTCTGTTTTTAACGTGAGAAAGCTCATGTGCCAGGACGCCTTTTAACTCTTCATGCGTTAAAGAGTTTAACAACCCTTCCGTGACTGCTATGGCGGCGTGCCCAGGGTTTCTACCGGTGGCAAAGGCATTCATCGCCTGAGTGGGGATAATATACAAATTTGGCATGGGCAATGCGGCATTTGCGGTGAGTTCTTTCACCAGCGCAAAATACTTCGGTGAATCTTGTCCTGTAATCTGGCGTGCACGGTATATTTTCAGGACGATTTTATCACTGTACCAATAACTAAAAAAATTCATCCCCATTGCAATCGCAAAAGCAAAAACCGCCCCCTGCCTACCGCCAAAAATACTTCCGGCCCAAACGAGTATCAGGGTTAATACTACGAGTAGAACCGCTGTTTTGAAATAATTCATATCTGCTACTCCAAAACAATAACTATGGAGGAAAAATTACTTTGCCATTACAAAGGCCTGTTCAAAAATTTATTATTCTCGAACATTTTCAGACCTCAAAGACCTCAAAAGTCATTATAAATGTCACCTATTTTTTGTCAAGCAATTAAATAGGCAGGCCAATGCAGCATTATTTGTTTTTATAAAGACAATATAGCATGTGGTATATAACAACTTACATACACTAAATATACGACTTATTTACTTCCATATTTCTCTGCCAGGGCATTTTTTCTCTAAGGATTGTTTCTCAGGTAAAAACAAAAGGTTAATTTACGTATAGTATTACTATTGGCTAACTTATATGAATATTCGCCGTCTGATTATCTCCTGTTCGATACATCGGGCTATCTTCTTGTTTTCATTATTTACAAAAGACGGCAAAACATACCATTAAAAAATTTTTTCTGTAAGAATTTGTGAGGCAAACAAACCTTTTTGTTTCGGGGTATCTTGAAAATGTTTTCCCCAATTTATATCACATAATGGTTCTTCCGTGATATCAGGATTCTTGCAACCGCAAACATAAGCGCTTATTTTATAAAGACCTGCCAGTTCATCAATAGCGTGGTAACTATTTTTTCTATAGTGTACATCCAGTGCCTGTACACGTGATTTTTCTGCCAGCAGGTTGATGGAACTGCCATTTTGGTAATGTGCATTTATCTCTTCCCATAAAGAGGTTTTCCTGAGAGATTTATAGAGATTTTTCTTAATAAATGGTCTTAAAAAGAGATAATTAATGCCCATAGCGTTTACCTCATATTTCTGCAAAACTCTGAATAATGCGGTTAAGTTGGTTTTTGTGTCGGTTATTCCCGGTATAAGGGGGTCTAATTTCACTTCCGGCACAATCCCCACGTTGCACAATTGTTCAATGTTCCGTATTCTTTCGCCTGGAGTGGCGGCGTAAGGTTCTATGATTCTTTGTATATTCCGGTTTAATGTGGTAATACCTATCTGAATATGTACTAATTTTTTATGTCTTTTAAACAGGTCAAGAAATTTTATTGGTATCCGTCCTTTTGTAAGGAGATTTATACCAATATTATATTCTAACAGGGTCTGCATTAATTCATACGACAAATTTATTACCTGAGGAATCGGCTGAAGGGCATCACTCGAAGAACTGAAAAAGACATATTTTGGTAGTTTTCTGCGTCGTGGCAATTCTTTTTTTAACTTTTCGGCCATATTTTCATACACAAGTACCTTACCATCTCCAGGATAGATTGAATATCCCCTTGCATAGCAATATGCGCATTGATGGCTGCACCCTATTGTAGGGTTAATTGTTGCGACCTGACTCAAACATTTCAAAGTTGGTCTTGCCAAAACAGCCGTTTTCCGTTCAATAGATTCTATGTGCATTTTGCGATAAGAGATAACTATACATGGATTATTTAACAATGTTCCTGAATAGCGCTGCTTGCCGCATAGTATAAAGCGGTTGATGTTTCTTCCCCACTTGATATCTAAGCCCATTAAAGCCATATAAATTCATGTAGTACGATGAGGTTAGTCGCACTACAAATAACAATTTCCAGTTTCAAAAAACTAGAGTGTTACCAAAATCAAGTGTGGTTTTATCAATAAGTTAAGAAGCCTCGGCTCTTTAAAAATGAGTGTTTTGTGGATTTAATAAGCAGGGTTATCTGTACGCTATTTTTCGAAGTAATTGGGGTCGTTGGACTGAATTATTTTCAGTAGTTCATTGTGGATTATCTTAGAACCGGCAATGATGTTGCCGGTTTTAAGATAGTTGTTTTTACCATTAAAATCAGTGGTTATTCCCCCGGCTTCCTGAACTAAAAGAACGCCAGCGGCAATATCCCATGGCGATAATGCATATTCAAAAAAACCGCCGAAAATCCCATCCGCGGTATATGCAAGATCCAGGCTTGCAGAACCGCATCTTCTCATGTCAGAGGCATGGTTAAGCAATTCCCTGAATATCTTTACATAGGTGTCAACAATGTTTTTCTTTCTGAATGGAAAACCGGTTGCGATAAGAGAGTCATTCAGATTTTTCTGGAGAGAAACATGTATGGGTTTTGCCATTTTTTGATGCACCTTGTCCCTTTACTGCGGAAAAGATATCGTCTTTTATAGGATCATATACAATCCCCACGCAGAGTTCTCCCTTTATTTCCAAAGCGATTGAGATAGCAAAAGCCGGCACACCGTGGATGTAGTTTGCAGTGCCGTCTAATGGGTCGATGATCCATAAAAAGGGAGAGGTATTTGTTTGTGTTTCAGACTCTTCCGCCAATATGGCATGATCGCTGAAATGCGTAATGATGTGATTTTTGATGATTTGTTCAGACCTTCTGTCTACATCCGTGACAAAATCATTTGCGGCTTTTTCTTCAATCATAGAAGCATCTAACTTTCTGAAATATTTTTTCAGGACGTCGCCTGCTTCCATGGCTGCTTGTTTGGCTACTTCAAGATATGCCGCCAATGTATTTGGGTGAACCTTCATCATTAGTTCGTAAGAGTTAAATAAGACTCTTGCCAGTTAACGTTTTATATGCATTCAGATACTTTTCAGATGTTTTCTGGATTATGTCGGGCGGAAGTGCTGGTGCTGGTGGATTTTTATCCCAATGTATGCTTTCTAAATAGTCGCGTATGAATTGCTTGTCGTATGACGGCTGTGGTTTTCCTGGTGTATAGAATTCAAGCGGCCAAAATCTCGAAGAATCAGGGGTAAGTACCTCATCAATAAGCATCGTTTTATTGTTATTCGTTATGCCCCACTCAAATTTTGTGTCACAAATAATGATTCCTCTGCTTTTTGCATATTCACTTGCCTTCGAATAGATTTTGAGACTTTTCTCCTTTAATTCATCGGTGAGCGTTTTTCCGATCAGATTGATTACTTCAGAAACCGGTATGTTTTCATCATGGCCGGTATGTGCTTTTGTTGAAGGAGTAAATATGGGTTCAGGGAGTTTGTCCGATTCTTTTAACCCGGCAGGCAGCTTTATTCCGCAAATTGATTGGAATTTTTGGTATTCTTTCCAGCCGGAACCTGCCAGGTATCCACGGATAATACATTCTACCGGGATAACGTTTACTTTTTTCACAAGCATAGACCGGCCCTGAAGGATGTCTTTATGGTGTCTGACAAATGTATTATCAATAGAATCGATATCAGTGGTAATGAGGTGGTTCTCAGTGACATCGGCAGTATAATGAAACCAATATTCTGACAATCCTGTAAGCACCTGTCCTTTATAGGGAATCCCGTTTGGGAGAACCACGTCAAATGCGGAAATACGGTCTGTGGTAACGATAAGCAAATCATTATTAACTTCGTAAATATCACGAACTTTTCCGCGGTTGTGTAATTTAAGCTGTGAAATGTTGGTGGTCAGTAACGGTTGTGTTGTTTTCATAAATTTTATTTTATATAAAACAATTCTGCAGGTATTGATTAAGATTTATTCTCAGTTTATTTAATCCCTGAAGTTTTGGTTTTAGGGATAATGCAACATGAAGATACTTTAAAGCGTTTTCGTAGTCCTGTAATTTAAGAGAGCATTCGGCCATTTTTTTGTAAACAAACGCCTGTTCGTTTTTGCATAAGTCCAATTTGAGTAAATTTTGATAATGTATAAGGGCTTTATCCGGGGAGGATTTTTTTGCTAATTTACGGCAATAAATATTTCTGATTCTTTCTTTTGTCTCCTCCAGCAGATGTTGCCGATAAGCAGCCTGTTTCCCTTTTTCCAGTATGTACTCGTAAAGTTTTATTGAAAGTTCATATTCGCCGGATTTTTCATAAGCCTCTGCCAGCAAAAATTTGCAATCGATAAAATCCCGATGGTTAAGGTGGAGGAAGAAGTCCGTATCAGGGGAAGTATTTAGCAAATACTCATATTTCTCAATAGCGCTACTTGTGTACCCATTGAGAAGGTCGGAAAAAATAATACGAATTTCCATGCTGATTTTTTCTGATTTAGTGGAGGATGTTTTGGGCTTTGCGTCCCGAACGGTGTTCTGTTTGTTTTGGGAATGTTTGTGAAGCGTATCATATTGTTTGCGGGAATGAGTATCGGAAAGAGTTTTATACGCCTGAATAATAATTTTTGTTTTTGATTCCGCCCATTTTTTGTTTGAGCCATTTATATCGGGATGGAATTTTTTAATCAGGGTTCTGAATGAGCGTTTTATTTCTTCAGCGCTTACTTCTTCATGCACTTCCAGGATATTGTAATAATTTACCATGACAAAACTACGAATTTTTAAAAATAAAATAAAATCATATGTCGTTTAAACGAATCTTGAGATGTTCGCGTAATTAAATATGATCGGAGAGACACTTTAAATATACATTAATAACATTTTCTCTTCTAAAACAGAAGGAAATGCTAACAGCAATTTTATCAGTTGTCAACAAATTTGATTTCTTTTGAGGAAGTTATTCATACCGTAGGGTTTCAACGGGATCTAGCCTTGCCGCCCTTATAGCGGGATATATGCTAAAAATCACACTGCTGAGTATTGCGATGAATATAGTAATCATAATGCTTGCCGGTTTGATGACAGTAGGTATCTGGTCAAAGTAATATACTTCAGGTGGGAATGGCCTCCAGCCTGTCATATTATATAATATGCTTTCCAGCCAATTAATACGCAAGACAACGGAAAATCCTATAGCAGCTCCCACGCAGGATCCAATGCTGCCAATGAATAGTCCGTTCAATAGAAAAATGGACATAATACCTTGTGTGGTAGCTCCTAATGCTTTTAGTATGCCAATGTCTTTGGATTTTTCCAATACAATCATCGTCAGAATTGCCAATATATTAAAGCCTGCAACAACGATGATAAAAAAGAGTATAAATGCCATTACACGCCTTTCTAGCATTACAGCGGTCAAAAATGTCCTCCTGGCATCCTCCCATGTTTGCACATAATATTCAAAGCCCAATGAAGATTGCAACTTGTCACGCACTTCATTTGCATAGCGGTAATCATGAAGTTTTACGCTTATTCCGGATACGGCGTCCCTTTCTTTTATACCCGTCAATTCTTGTGCAGCAGCAAGAGGAATATACACATAATTCTTGTCGTAATCGTACATTCCCGATTTAAATGTTCCTTCAATAACAAATGCTTTTACACTGATTTTGTCCCAGTTTTTTAACGTAACCAGCACTATTTGCTCGCCTTCCTGCACAAAACTTATTGGGTCTGTTTCCGGGTCACCCGGACTAACCCTCAGTAGTTCTATACCACAAAATGCGCTAGCGGTTTGGTTTTCTCCATGAGTTTTTTGTAAATCTTCAGGTTCTTTCCTGAAAGGGGATAAAAAAGCCTTAAAATCGCCAACGGTTGCCTCTTCAACGGGATTAATTCCTTTAAAATATACAAATTCCTTTCTTCCACGTATTTTTATAAGAGCAGGCCCTTCGACAAAGGGAGCACAGGAAGATACATGTTCGGTTGCTTTTACTTTCTCCATCACCTGTGTATAATTTTCAAGGCCATACATGCCTCCTTTTGTAATGATAATGTGTGTTAACGTTCCTCTTATTCTGCTACGTAATTCCTGATCGAACCCATTCATAACAGAAAGGACAACAATTAATGTCATAACGCCTACTGCAACACCGGCTACTGCAAAAAAAGAAATTTTCCTGCTGCGTAAATAACGGAGGGTAATAAAGAATTTGTACATTATAACTTTGAATTCGAATTGTTATTTAAAATGATTATGTATATAATCCTGAAATTCTAGCACAATTAAATTGCATTAAGCAATTAATAATTTATCATTACCGGAGGCGTTGAATGTTATATTTTAAAACAGCAGGAGAATCTCATGGAAAATGCATGGTTTCTGTTTTGGAAGGTTTCCCGGCGGGTATTTTTCTTGATAAAGAATTGATAGATAGAGAATTAAGGCGCAGACAAGGAGGCGTTGGCAGAGGTGGAAGAATGAAAATAGAAGCAGATTGTGTGGAAATTCTTTCAGGGGTAAGAAATAATATCACGTTGGGCAGCCCTATTTGTTTAATGATAAAAAACAGCGATTATAAGATTGATGCGCTTCCAGTTGTTACACGACCGCGCCCTGGTCATGCGGATTTGGCAGGCGTAATAAAATATGGACATAAAGATGCAAGGAATATATTGGAGCGTGCGAGCGCAAGGGAAACTGCCGCAAGGGTAGCAGTTGGCGCTGTGTGTAAAATATTGCTTTCGCATTTTGGGATAAAGGTTTTTGGTTATGTCAAAGGTATCGGAGGAATCAATTCTGAAAAACAATTAGAAGATACTATAGAGACGGCGGTCAAAATCCGTGATGATAGCGCAATATATTGCATTGATCGTGAAATCGAAAGTAAAATTGTTGAAAAGATAAAACGGGCGGTTGAAATGAGTGACTCACTTGGCGGAATAATAGAGGTGGTGGCAAATGGTTTACCAATCGGGATTGGGAATCATACGCAGTGGGATTTGAAATTGGATGCAAGACTTGCTTTTGCAATTATGTCTGTTCAGGCGATTAAAGCGGTTGAAATCGGTACTGGTTTTGACATTGCAAACAAATTTGGATCGGAAGCGCATGATGAAATATTTTATGGGTATCCGAAGCAAAAAAAGACATTAACCGGAGGTTTTGAAAGGAGGACAAATAATGCGGGGGGGATAGAAGGTGGGATAAGCAACGGAGAGCCTATTGTTGTGAGGGCGTATATGAAACCTATCCCAACATTAAAAAAGTCTTTAAGGTCTGTTGATTTACTGACAAAGGAACCGGTAGCCGCTTCATATGAGAGATCAGATATTTGTGCGGTTCCTGCCGCGTCTGTTGTTTGTGAAGCAATGATAGCTTTTGAAATAGCCAGGGCTTTTACGGAGAAGTTTGGAGGCGATAGCATTGGTGAAATGAAAAGAAATTACGAAAGCTATATTGAAAATATCTTACAATAACATGTTTTTAAAAAGTCATTTAGCGTTGACTTTAAAATAGTTATCGACGAGTTCTCGTTGAAACATGGGTGTGGGAAAAGCATTGATGTTGAAACGAAGGAATCGCTGACATTGCAGATGTTTTATTGCAAAAGTGCCTTTTTGCCCCGTTGTATTTTTGCAAAGGGTTCAGGGTCGCTTGTCTTTTGTGGGCGCAAAAGTATTGAAACGTCTTAAGTTCATGTCCTGCCTGATGTATGATTTTCAAAATATTTTCTGCTGCGTTTTTTTGACAAAACTATTTATCATTTGGACATCTACCTCATTTAGTAAAAAATTATTAAAAACTTTTAAAACAAATTGGCATAAGTATAAATTTTGCTTGAATAATGTTAATGTTTTGATATCATCGAAATTTCGCTGTGCTAGCGTAGCTCAATGGCGGAGCAGCGGTTTTGTAAACCGCAGGTTGTGGGTTCGAGTCCCACCGCTAGCTTTGTAATTTATTATTTTTTAATAACTAAAAGATTTTATTGTAATTAAGGTTATTGGACGTATAATCTGTGCCGAATGAATTTTGTTTGGAAAAACATTAAAGTAAGATGTTCGACCGCAAAAGGGTGGATACCCGAGTGGCCAAAGGGGACAGACTGTAAATCTGTTGGCATAGCCTTCGGAGGTTCGAATCCTCCTCCACCCACCATCTTATATTTATGTCTGAAGAAAACTAAAACAATGCCACTTACCAGAACAAAAACAGGAAAACAATTACGAGGTCTCTCTGGAACGGAAAACAAAATCTTGCTGTTTGCATTTCTCTCTTTGGTATTGAAATTTTAAATAGTGACGTAGTTTGTATGCTATATTGTAGGGGTTCACAAATAGAGATTTCTAGATTAGATTTAACTTTTGTTAACATAAATAGTTATAGCATTTCTGAAATCACATTTTGTGAACTTCTTGAGTATATTTAAAGGTGTAGCAATAGATGATTTCTGAATGACCTTCCAAAAGTTAAAAATTTTAGTCAGCAAAGTAATCACGCAATATCATTTTGAGTTTTTGCATAGTCTTAATAAATGTAACTATTCAGCATAAACGATACACGGCTCGTTCCCAAACCTTGTACTGAACATAGTGAAGTATCTGTTTGGGAACGAGTTGCGCTCTGATCTCCGGTAGTTTAATAAATTACGCTGAATAGTTATCGCTGAATTGTCTGCGAACCTTTTTTTATTGACGGACAGACATTTTCTTGGGGTTGTTGGGGAGGGAAACTAAAAAGAGGTTCTTCTGGAACATATTGCCATATTGGCTTGACAGCAAAATATTCGTTTTTTTTGAATAATATCTAGGTTTCGCAAACTATCTTGGTTTTTGATGTCTTTTGAAAAAATGTCATAAATGATGCTTTGTTTGCGGGCGTAGCTCAATGGTAGAGCCCTAGCCTTCCAAGCTAGTCATGTGGGTTCGATTCCCATCGCCCGCTTTTGAAAAATTCGTATAAAATTTTATAATTATCGAGAAAGTCTTTCGTTCAACATGGTACGTATAATATCGTATACGTTGCATTATTAATGTATGTTGTAATTCTTCAGCGGCACTAAGTTTAATCTTGCCATGTTTAAGTATGCAAGGGTTTAAAATGTAAAAAGTTTTACTTTTGCAATATTTCCTAATCAATGTAAATCATTTCAGACGGAAGTATTTTTGCCGAACAATTTGGATGCAATTGATGTTTTGATATTACTTAATTTTGGATTGCTTAGATAATTTGTGGGTTTCGGCTTATTTTGTTTGACATTTATATTTTTTTTGTTATATTTGATAAATTCTGGCTTTTTTGAAAAAGTATGTATAGTTTAAATATAACGGTATCTATAGTTTTGTTGAATAATGAGCAATTGCTGCTGTAGCTCAGTGGTGGAGCACGTCCTTGGTAAGGACGAGGTCATGGGTTCAAATCCCATCAGCAGCTCCAGATAAAATGCAGGCAGCGCTTGCGTTTGATATGCAGTGTCGTGGTCTTTGCTAGTTTGTGGATATGTGTAGTGGGAGTTTTTAAGGAAATATATTTTGGGCAATTATATAATGGTGAAAATATTAAGATAAAAGGGGTAGCGCATGGCTAAAGAAGTATTTCAGCGAACAAAGCCGCATTTAAACATAGGTACGATAGGGCATGTGGATCATGGTAAGACAACGCTGACGTCAGTAATAACGCATGTATTGTCGAAGCAGGGGTTGGCGAAGGATAGGCCGTTTGATTCAATTGACAAGGCTCCTGAAGAGCGCGAACGAGGTATAACGATAGCGATATCGCATGTGGAGTATGAGACGAAGAAGAGGCATTACGCGCATGTGGACTGTCCTGGACATGCAGATTATGTAAAGAATATGATAACAGGTGCGGCGCAGATGGATGGAGCGATATTGGTTGTAAGTGCGCCGGATGGTCCG from Candidatus Kuenenia stuttgartiensis carries:
- the aroC gene encoding chorismate synthase; protein product: MLYFKTAGESHGKCMVSVLEGFPAGIFLDKELIDRELRRRQGGVGRGGRMKIEADCVEILSGVRNNITLGSPICLMIKNSDYKIDALPVVTRPRPGHADLAGVIKYGHKDARNILERASARETAARVAVGAVCKILLSHFGIKVFGYVKGIGGINSEKQLEDTIETAVKIRDDSAIYCIDREIESKIVEKIKRAVEMSDSLGGIIEVVANGLPIGIGNHTQWDLKLDARLAFAIMSVQAIKAVEIGTGFDIANKFGSEAHDEIFYGYPKQKKTLTGGFERRTNNAGGIEGGISNGEPIVVRAYMKPIPTLKKSLRSVDLLTKEPVAASYERSDICAVPAASVVCEAMIAFEIARAFTEKFGGDSIGEMKRNYESYIENILQ
- a CDS encoding ABC transporter permease encodes the protein MYKFFITLRYLRSRKISFFAVAGVAVGVMTLIVVLSVMNGFDQELRSRIRGTLTHIIITKGGMYGLENYTQVMEKVKATEHVSSCAPFVEGPALIKIRGRKEFVYFKGINPVEEATVGDFKAFLSPFRKEPEDLQKTHGENQTASAFCGIELLRVSPGDPETDPISFVQEGEQIVLVTLKNWDKISVKAFVIEGTFKSGMYDYDKNYVYIPLAAAQELTGIKERDAVSGISVKLHDYRYANEVRDKLQSSLGFEYYVQTWEDARRTFLTAVMLERRVMAFILFFIIVVAGFNILAILTMIVLEKSKDIGILKALGATTQGIMSIFLLNGLFIGSIGSCVGAAIGFSVVLRINWLESILYNMTGWRPFPPEVYYFDQIPTVIKPASIMITIFIAILSSVIFSIYPAIRAARLDPVETLRYE